The following proteins come from a genomic window of Dermacentor albipictus isolate Rhodes 1998 colony chromosome 8, USDA_Dalb.pri_finalv2, whole genome shotgun sequence:
- the LOC139049069 gene encoding uncharacterized protein DDB_G0286299-like isoform X2, whose translation MTGVFGDALAMALVAVGSVLIALLLWLLMRKYNRQYPKEGEPSRIATPATMSRETTVTLLGPCKQPNEFPSVSGVEITKRASEELDPRPKETPAVSPGEKPASAEKSMEKPMGQDKKKHKPADKPADKQVADKEGVEAKGQGLSGKKREGSPAGAGSSEQNKEQQPKGEHRKKKSKKSDQRSPTSVDSDFSKRKSKQPKRSKPSGTQPDAANATTDAAVVSPTSPSEGATQEPTSDTTSPPLPQQPSQAEAQASHQGAKGPTVAIVDPGAASHTHDLDDSTLQKLRKEVMTRRASHVSAHSARSRTAAESAKVPTELDIFSEEHSAASIARAAAAREKQSHSGHKRKHKRKSSPSRQAPNVPADGVFSGSTSECTSSPPGPESPPGTGAGVAPASQARDLDESTLVQLRRDICVRRASCVPQHTLRPAPRVAKVPTELDIFSGVCSPIGPSDDPKPKTKNEAIFSEQPSPK comes from the exons ATGACGGGGGTGTTCGGCGACGCGCTAGCCATGGCGCTGGTGGCCGTCGGCTCCGTGCTCATCGCGCTCCTCCTTTGGCTGCTGATGCGCAAGTACAACCGCCAGTACCCCAAGGAAGGCGAGCCGTCGAGGATAGCCACGCCGGCCACTATGAGTCGAGAGACGACGGTAACTTTGTTGGGCCCGTGCAAACAACCGAACGAATTCCCCAGCGTCAGCGGCGTGGAAATCACCAAGCGAGCATCCGAGGAACTGGACCCGAGACCGAAGGAAACCCCCGCG GTTTCTCCGGGCGAAAAACCGGCGTCAGCAGAGAAGTCAATGGAGAAGCCAATGGGGCAGGACAAGAAAAAGCACAAGCCAGCGGACAAGCCCGCGGACAAGCAAGTGGCAGACAAGGAAGGAGTCGAGGCGAAGGGACAAGGTCTTAGTGGCAAAAAGCGTGAGGGCTCACCTGCTGGCGCTGGATCTTCGGAGCAAAACAAGGAGCAGCAGCCCAAAGGCGAGCATCGCAAGAAGAAGTCCAAGAAGTCCGACCAGCGTTCACCCACGAGTGTAGACTCCG ATTTCTCGAAGCGCAAGAGCAAGCAGCCTAAGCGATCCAAACCATCCGGGACGCAGCCGGATGCTGCGAACGCGACCACGGACGCGGCGGTAGTTTCGCCGACGTCGCCATCTGAAGGTGCCACACAAGAGCCTACCAGCGATACTACGTCACCACCATTACCG cagcagccgagccAGGCGGAAGCGCAAGCATCCCACCAGGGCGCCAAGGGCCCGACTGTGGCGATCGTGGACCCCGGCGCGGCCTCGCACACCCACGACCTCGACGATTCGACCCTCCAGAAGCTGCGCAAGGAAGTGATGACGCGTCGCGCCTCGCACGTGTCTGCGCACTCAGCCCGATCGCGTACTGCGGCTGAATCGGCCAAG GTGCCGACCGAACTCGACATCTTTTCGGAAGAACACTCGGCCGCGAGCATAGCCCGGGCAGCTGCGGCGAGAGAGAAGCAGTCGCACTCCGGGCACAAGCGCAAGCACAAGCGCAAGTCGTCGCCTTCGCGGCAGGCCCCGAACGTGCCCGCCGACGGCGTGTTCTCGGGGTCCACGTCCGAGTGCACGTCGTCCCCGCCGGGACCCGAATCGCCGCCCGGGACGGGCGCCGGCGTGGCGCCCGCTTCGCAGGCCCGCGACTTGGACGAATCGACCCTCGTGCAGCTGCGCCGGGACATCTGCGTGCGCCGCGCATCCTGCGTGCCTCAGCACACCCTGCGGCCCGCACCGCGGGTGGCCAAG GTGCCAACTGAGCTTGACATCTTCTCGGGGGTATGCTCGCCGATCGGCCCCAGTGACGATCCAAAGCCGAAGACAAAAAATGAGGCGATTTTTTCCGAGCAGCCGTCGCCGAAGTGA
- the LOC139049068 gene encoding uncharacterized protein — protein sequence MDETSERSNKSKLKKKKRRGSTSSAGSSSSSGKRQAAPPSGTASAVMSGSESAAGPGSPPPVPALLIRKGSKSSTSSKSSKDRSSRETRYVHGQPKVPPPLDIFSREHSSMASPITSPTTELNAAQSMAQSTAQGQALAEAAQPGPAQDPAQASVQQGGAGNLRQ from the exons ATGGATGAGACCAGCGAGCGTAGCAACAAGTCTaagttgaagaaaaagaaacgtcgcGGGTCAACCAGTTCAGCTGGATCGTCCAGCTCAAGCGGGAAGCGACAAGCAGCTCCTCCTTCCGGCACTGCCTCCGCG GTCATGTCGGGCTCCGAGTCGGCGGCGGGACCAGGTTCCCCTCCACCGGTTCCCGCCCTTCTCATCCGGAAAGGGTCCAAGTCCTCGACATCCTCGAAGTCTTCCAAGGACCGCTCCAGCCGTGAAACGCGCTACGTGCACGGTCAGCCCAAG GTCCCACCGCCGCTCGACATCTTCTCCAGAGAACATTCGTCCATGGCGTCTCCAATAACGTCGCCTACAACGGAGCTCAACGCGGCGCAAAGCATGGCGCAAAGCACGGCGCAGGGCCAGGCGCTGGCAGAAGCGGCTCAGCCAGGCCCAGCGCAGGATCCGGCCCAAGCTTCAGTACAGCAGGGCGGCGCGGGCAATCTTCGACAATAG
- the LOC139049069 gene encoding uncharacterized protein DDB_G0286299-like isoform X1, producing the protein MTGVFGDALAMALVAVGSVLIALLLWLLMRKYNRQYPKEGEPSRIATPATMSRETTVTLLGPCKQPNEFPSVSGVEITKRASEELDPRPKETPAVSPGEKPASAEKSMEKPMGQDKKKHKPADKPADKQVADKEGVEAKGQGLSGKKREGSPAGAGSSEQNKEQQPKGEHRKKKSKKSDQRSPTSVDSDFSKRKSKQPKRSKPSGTQPDAANATTDAAVVSPTSPSEGATQEPTSDTTSPPLPQQQPSQAEAQASHQGAKGPTVAIVDPGAASHTHDLDDSTLQKLRKEVMTRRASHVSAHSARSRTAAESAKVPTELDIFSEEHSAASIARAAAAREKQSHSGHKRKHKRKSSPSRQAPNVPADGVFSGSTSECTSSPPGPESPPGTGAGVAPASQARDLDESTLVQLRRDICVRRASCVPQHTLRPAPRVAKVPTELDIFSGVCSPIGPSDDPKPKTKNEAIFSEQPSPK; encoded by the exons ATGACGGGGGTGTTCGGCGACGCGCTAGCCATGGCGCTGGTGGCCGTCGGCTCCGTGCTCATCGCGCTCCTCCTTTGGCTGCTGATGCGCAAGTACAACCGCCAGTACCCCAAGGAAGGCGAGCCGTCGAGGATAGCCACGCCGGCCACTATGAGTCGAGAGACGACGGTAACTTTGTTGGGCCCGTGCAAACAACCGAACGAATTCCCCAGCGTCAGCGGCGTGGAAATCACCAAGCGAGCATCCGAGGAACTGGACCCGAGACCGAAGGAAACCCCCGCG GTTTCTCCGGGCGAAAAACCGGCGTCAGCAGAGAAGTCAATGGAGAAGCCAATGGGGCAGGACAAGAAAAAGCACAAGCCAGCGGACAAGCCCGCGGACAAGCAAGTGGCAGACAAGGAAGGAGTCGAGGCGAAGGGACAAGGTCTTAGTGGCAAAAAGCGTGAGGGCTCACCTGCTGGCGCTGGATCTTCGGAGCAAAACAAGGAGCAGCAGCCCAAAGGCGAGCATCGCAAGAAGAAGTCCAAGAAGTCCGACCAGCGTTCACCCACGAGTGTAGACTCCG ATTTCTCGAAGCGCAAGAGCAAGCAGCCTAAGCGATCCAAACCATCCGGGACGCAGCCGGATGCTGCGAACGCGACCACGGACGCGGCGGTAGTTTCGCCGACGTCGCCATCTGAAGGTGCCACACAAGAGCCTACCAGCGATACTACGTCACCACCATTACCG cagcagcagccgagccAGGCGGAAGCGCAAGCATCCCACCAGGGCGCCAAGGGCCCGACTGTGGCGATCGTGGACCCCGGCGCGGCCTCGCACACCCACGACCTCGACGATTCGACCCTCCAGAAGCTGCGCAAGGAAGTGATGACGCGTCGCGCCTCGCACGTGTCTGCGCACTCAGCCCGATCGCGTACTGCGGCTGAATCGGCCAAG GTGCCGACCGAACTCGACATCTTTTCGGAAGAACACTCGGCCGCGAGCATAGCCCGGGCAGCTGCGGCGAGAGAGAAGCAGTCGCACTCCGGGCACAAGCGCAAGCACAAGCGCAAGTCGTCGCCTTCGCGGCAGGCCCCGAACGTGCCCGCCGACGGCGTGTTCTCGGGGTCCACGTCCGAGTGCACGTCGTCCCCGCCGGGACCCGAATCGCCGCCCGGGACGGGCGCCGGCGTGGCGCCCGCTTCGCAGGCCCGCGACTTGGACGAATCGACCCTCGTGCAGCTGCGCCGGGACATCTGCGTGCGCCGCGCATCCTGCGTGCCTCAGCACACCCTGCGGCCCGCACCGCGGGTGGCCAAG GTGCCAACTGAGCTTGACATCTTCTCGGGGGTATGCTCGCCGATCGGCCCCAGTGACGATCCAAAGCCGAAGACAAAAAATGAGGCGATTTTTTCCGAGCAGCCGTCGCCGAAGTGA
- the LOC139049069 gene encoding uncharacterized protein DDB_G0286299-like isoform X3, whose product MTGVFGDALAMALVAVGSVLIALLLWLLMRKYNRQYPKEGEPSRIATPATMSRETTVTLLGPCKQPNEFPSVSGVEITKRASEELDPRPKETPAVSPGEKPASAEKSMEKPMGQDKKKHKPADKPADKQVADKEGVEAKGQGLSGKKREGSPAGAGSSEQNKEQQPKGEHRKKKSKKSDQRSPTSVDSDFSKRKSKQPKRSKPSGTQPDAANATTDAAVVSPTSPSEGATQEPTSDTTSPPLPQPSQAEAQASHQGAKGPTVAIVDPGAASHTHDLDDSTLQKLRKEVMTRRASHVSAHSARSRTAAESAKVPTELDIFSEEHSAASIARAAAAREKQSHSGHKRKHKRKSSPSRQAPNVPADGVFSGSTSECTSSPPGPESPPGTGAGVAPASQARDLDESTLVQLRRDICVRRASCVPQHTLRPAPRVAKVPTELDIFSGVCSPIGPSDDPKPKTKNEAIFSEQPSPK is encoded by the exons ATGACGGGGGTGTTCGGCGACGCGCTAGCCATGGCGCTGGTGGCCGTCGGCTCCGTGCTCATCGCGCTCCTCCTTTGGCTGCTGATGCGCAAGTACAACCGCCAGTACCCCAAGGAAGGCGAGCCGTCGAGGATAGCCACGCCGGCCACTATGAGTCGAGAGACGACGGTAACTTTGTTGGGCCCGTGCAAACAACCGAACGAATTCCCCAGCGTCAGCGGCGTGGAAATCACCAAGCGAGCATCCGAGGAACTGGACCCGAGACCGAAGGAAACCCCCGCG GTTTCTCCGGGCGAAAAACCGGCGTCAGCAGAGAAGTCAATGGAGAAGCCAATGGGGCAGGACAAGAAAAAGCACAAGCCAGCGGACAAGCCCGCGGACAAGCAAGTGGCAGACAAGGAAGGAGTCGAGGCGAAGGGACAAGGTCTTAGTGGCAAAAAGCGTGAGGGCTCACCTGCTGGCGCTGGATCTTCGGAGCAAAACAAGGAGCAGCAGCCCAAAGGCGAGCATCGCAAGAAGAAGTCCAAGAAGTCCGACCAGCGTTCACCCACGAGTGTAGACTCCG ATTTCTCGAAGCGCAAGAGCAAGCAGCCTAAGCGATCCAAACCATCCGGGACGCAGCCGGATGCTGCGAACGCGACCACGGACGCGGCGGTAGTTTCGCCGACGTCGCCATCTGAAGGTGCCACACAAGAGCCTACCAGCGATACTACGTCACCACCATTACCG cagccgagccAGGCGGAAGCGCAAGCATCCCACCAGGGCGCCAAGGGCCCGACTGTGGCGATCGTGGACCCCGGCGCGGCCTCGCACACCCACGACCTCGACGATTCGACCCTCCAGAAGCTGCGCAAGGAAGTGATGACGCGTCGCGCCTCGCACGTGTCTGCGCACTCAGCCCGATCGCGTACTGCGGCTGAATCGGCCAAG GTGCCGACCGAACTCGACATCTTTTCGGAAGAACACTCGGCCGCGAGCATAGCCCGGGCAGCTGCGGCGAGAGAGAAGCAGTCGCACTCCGGGCACAAGCGCAAGCACAAGCGCAAGTCGTCGCCTTCGCGGCAGGCCCCGAACGTGCCCGCCGACGGCGTGTTCTCGGGGTCCACGTCCGAGTGCACGTCGTCCCCGCCGGGACCCGAATCGCCGCCCGGGACGGGCGCCGGCGTGGCGCCCGCTTCGCAGGCCCGCGACTTGGACGAATCGACCCTCGTGCAGCTGCGCCGGGACATCTGCGTGCGCCGCGCATCCTGCGTGCCTCAGCACACCCTGCGGCCCGCACCGCGGGTGGCCAAG GTGCCAACTGAGCTTGACATCTTCTCGGGGGTATGCTCGCCGATCGGCCCCAGTGACGATCCAAAGCCGAAGACAAAAAATGAGGCGATTTTTTCCGAGCAGCCGTCGCCGAAGTGA